The stretch of DNA CCGGCCCGACCGGGCGAGCGCCACGTCCCGCGACCTCCCTTCGCCGTCGCGAGTGCTGCCTCCGCCCCGCTAGAGCCCGGTGGGGTGGTCGACGAACACCGTCTCCAGCCCCCACTCCTCGGCAAGCGCCGCCAGCGACCGCACGCCGAACGTCTCGGTCGCGTAGTGGCCCGCCAGCAGGACGTTGATCCCCGCCTCCCGGGCCTCGTGGTACACCTTCCCCTTCCCTTCGCCGGTGATCAGCGTGTCGGCGCCGGCGTCGACAGCCTCGTCCAGCCAGTCGGTGCCGCTGCCGGTGAGCACTGCCACCCGTTCGACCGCCTCGGGGCCGAACGAGAGCGTCTGGACGCCCTCGTCGCCCGTGTCGAGTTCGTCGGCCAGTAGCTCGGAGAGCGCGCCGACCTCGATCGGCTCGTCACGCTCGCCGAGCAGGCCGACGGTCTCGGGGCCGACTTCGCCGAACGGCTCCCGCGCCACGAGGTCGAGCAGGTCGGCGACGCCCGCGGCGTTACCGATCGTCGGGTGGCCGTCGAGCGGCAGGTGGGAGACGTACAGCGGGAGATCGTTGGTGATCAGCGGCTCGATCCGCTCGTACTCGCGGCCGGTCAGGCGGTCCAGCCCGCCCCAGACGATCCCGTGGTGGGTGACCAGCGCGTCCGCGCCGGCGTCGAGCGCGGCGTCGATCGTCGCTGCGGCGGCGTCGACGGCGAACGCGACGGTCTCCAGTTCCCCCTCTCGACTCCCGATCTGCAGCCCGTTGGGGCTGGCGTCCACGTCGGCGTACGCGTCGGTGCGGAGCTCCTCGTCGAGCCTGTCGAAGAAGTCTGCGCGGTCCATGCGAGAGCCGTCGAGCGCGGCCGGCTTGTACTCCCCGACTCGACGCGCTTTCGACTATCGCACCAACACCCCTTTTCGCCGGTAGCGTGTACGTTCACGTACGCGAGCGGTGCCGCCCTACCGAGGCGTCCACCGCCCTACCCGCCCATGAATCCCAGCACCCACGACCGCGCTACCGACTCGGACGCGGCATCGACAGCCAGCAGCTGTACCCGCCGCCACGCGATCGCGGCGACCGTCGGGATCACTGCCGGCCTCGCCGGCTGTCTCGGCGGCGACGGCAGCGACGCGCCCGCAGCGGTGACGCTGCCCGAGGAGGCCACCTGCGACGTGTGTGGGATGGTCATCTCCCAGCACCCGGGGCCGACGGCGGAGATCTTCTACGCCGACCGACGCCCCGGCGGTCACGACAACCCCGCCCGGTTCGACAGCACGTGGGAGGCGTTCCAGTTCGACTTCGAACGCGAGGACTGGTCGCGCGAGGCGTTCTACGTCACGGACTACGCGGCGGTCGACTACGAGATCCGGACCGACGGCGACCAGCAGGTCATCTCGACACACTACGACGCCGCGTCGTTCGTCGACGCGACCACGGTCACGTTCGTCGCCGGCT from Halolamina sediminis encodes:
- a CDS encoding Nif3-like dinuclear metal center hexameric protein; this encodes MDRADFFDRLDEELRTDAYADVDASPNGLQIGSREGELETVAFAVDAAAATIDAALDAGADALVTHHGIVWGGLDRLTGREYERIEPLITNDLPLYVSHLPLDGHPTIGNAAGVADLLDLVAREPFGEVGPETVGLLGERDEPIEVGALSELLADELDTGDEGVQTLSFGPEAVERVAVLTGSGTDWLDEAVDAGADTLITGEGKGKVYHEAREAGINVLLAGHYATETFGVRSLAALAEEWGLETVFVDHPTGL
- a CDS encoding nitrous oxide reductase accessory protein NosL, with protein sequence MNPSTHDRATDSDAASTASSCTRRHAIAATVGITAGLAGCLGGDGSDAPAAVTLPEEATCDVCGMVISQHPGPTAEIFYADRRPGGHDNPARFDSTWEAFQFDFEREDWSREAFYVTDYAAVDYEIRTDGDQQVISTHYDAASFVDATTVTFVAGSSVVGAMGEDLIGFADEAEAESFQAEHGGEIVGFDEVTPELLSTLGR